AACTCCTCTGATTCCGTAAGAGCACTGGAGAAGAGCCAGGACAAGTTGTGCAagttgcagggaaaaaaaaacttacCAAATTTTTGCAGTGTTTTTGTTCAAATGAGAGCTTTGTTAATTATCATTCTGCTGCTGGATTCTCAATGTTTATTCTACTTTAGATGAGATAATGACACTGAGAAGTCATTAATGAAGCATATACTTTAAGTACTTGAGAAAGGAAAGATCAGgattacttctttttttataaaaactgTTCTGGTTGAGTGCAGCATGCTTACATGAATTCCCCTAATCCAACTCATAATTCTCCATGACCTTTAATCTTCCTgtgtttcttttattaaaatcaaGCTGCTTTGGTGTTGTGGGTATTTAACAATAATTGATCCAGTTTGCTGTTCTTTACTTTCTTCAAGGAGAGGAATGCATGTAGCAGTTAAAATAGTGAAAAATGTTGGTCGATACCGGGAGGCTGCCCGTTCAGAAATACAGGTGTTGGAACACTTGAACAACATGGATCCAAGCAGCAATTTGTAAGTATGAAATTTGAGTAGTCAGCATACCAAGGATTTGAGGAAAGTAATTATTGAATAgattttcatctgttttctttttcttgttttctgttttaagcCGCTGTGTCCAGATGCTGGAGTGGTTTGATCACCATGGCCATGTTTGTATTGTTTTTGAGCTACTGGGACTTAGTACTTATGACTTTATTAAGGAAAACAGCTTTCTGCCATTTCATATTAATGACATTAGGAACATGGCTTATCAAATTTGCCAGTCTATAAACTGTAAGTAAATGTCAATActtcttttaaatatatgcttgtggttttgtttttcctgtagGAATTCTATGTGTAAATTatggaataattttttctttttccttgtagttctaCACCATAATAAACTAACTCACACAGATTTAAAGCCTGAAAATATCTTGTTTGTGGAGTCTGATTACATAGTGAAGTACAATGCCAAAATGGTAAGTTTGTTCTTTGTTTCTCCCAACTTGAATTGCACTACTTCTGTATTCACTGGagcttctcttaaaaaaaacaaccagagACAACAAGTAACTGAAGTGAACGTAAGGTtaacagaagagaaagagaactCAGAATGGTGTTTACTCAGCTGTTTTGGGTATTGAGATTGTCACTTTGTTACCTGCTCTTCTTTCTTGAAGCATCGAGCTGAATAGGAATTAAAGTATTTGGAGGAAGTGTTTTGTTACACATTTTATGCTAGCTGGTACTTTGAAGATAATGTGATAATGCCTTTTGCCTAAGCatgcttttaaaaagtattaaCAGCATTTTGATTTCTTGCAGAAGCGAGATGAACGCACTTTAAAAAACACAGACATCAAAGTTGTTGATTTTGGAAGTGCAACTTTTGATGATGAGCATCACAGCACGTTAGTGTCTACAAGACATTATAGAGCTCCTGAGGTTATTTTAGGTTAGTAAAGACTTTTAAACATTCTGAAAGTTAATTGCAGTTCATTCAAATGTCTTTACTTCATAAACTGGAGTAGTTGACTGTTTATCAGAACCATGACCATCTCTCAGATGGTGGTGGCAAAATTCTTAAGAGTATACAGTAAAAGAAATACTCCAAAAACAGAAGTCCAAACattgccttccctctctcacCCCAGGGTTTGAGGAGGGTGTGGGGGTTAAGTTGGGCATTAGTAAATATGTGGAAACTGGGCATGTGCTTTGTGGGTTACAGATTTTGAGAATatattaaaaagtaaaacaaacttTGTCTATTTTGCAGCATTGGGATGGTCTCAGCCGTGTGATGTGTGGAGTATTGGTTGTATTCTGATTGAGTATTACCTGGGATTTACAGTGTTTCAGGTGTGTACATAAGCTTAAATAGAATGTGTTTGTTACAGACTGATTTTAATCTTTTAATGACATACACCTAACTATGTAAAAGGCATAACCTCATGGGCTTTTTAAGGATTATATAGGTGAGATTGTCAAGCCAACATCCATACAGGAAAATGTTACGTCTTGGATATCTTCTTCAGAGTATCTAAGATTATCTTTTCTGGCATTTTGAGTGAAGAAGCCCGTCATGATACTGCTGGAATTAAGAGTAAAGAAAACACTTGTACAATATTTGGTTTATGAACTGTTGTTCAAGGGTCATTGTAACTGTGGAAAATGTTGTATAATCTACATTGCATAATCTGTTTTTAATAATTGAAGGTGGCAGTGTTTAAAGATACTGTGACAGTGCTCTGGCAAGATCTTGTTTGCAGTTTGAGTGTGTTACCAAGTGGctcagaggagaaaaatgtgcTAAGTGCtttcattgctttttccacaCAGACTCATGATAGTAAAGAACACCTGGCAATGATGGAAAGAATACTGGGGCCTCTGCCCACTCACATGATCAAGAAATCCAGGTATGTTCACCCATAGAAGTGATAAGTTGCCTTATATTTTCTATTACAAGAGGAATTGCAAAGTTGCCATTTTAAGCTATGAACTGCTGCAGATCAACAGAGACTCATGGGCTTTTTGTTACCTTAAGTAGTTGACAGTAGTCCTCTTCTGATTTTAGTATGAATTGTCAGCCTCTTGAACTATAACAGGAATGTGAATGTTTCTAAGTCTTTAAAGCTAAGTTTGGTGTGGTCACCAGAACAGTATTAGACAttagtttttctttaaattctaAATATAAAGAACATGATGTCATCACAATAATTATAttgagaggaagaagagggtCCTTGCTAATACAGCTGTTACCCTCTTGCACTGCCCCTCCATATCCCTCAGACATGTGCTTCAGTgatctttctctcttcctccaaGATAACTACATGCAGCAGGAGTTTCTCACTTTCATTGCAAGGAGAAACAGCCAGCACAGGGTTCTCCCCTGACCCCTATGTCTAAGATTTAGTGGTCCTGGGATTTGATggtccattttcttttcttacatAAGCTGTCCTCTTGCCAGCTCGTGTAGATAATTCTGTAACTCATGTTACAGTAGAATAATTCTGGGTTGGGTAATGGATATTGTTTGTTACAGTTGTCCAGTTGATTATAGTGCATtttgaaaaacagggaaaagctTGGAAAGCAGCAATTGCAATAGATTGAAGTAATactcaaaaaataaaatgttactgTTTTCTAATGATTGTGGCAGCAGTAATAAAAAAGCAGCAGATCTCTGTGAATAAATATGCACTTTAAAAAGTGTTAGCTCCCAAATGCAGAGATACCTGCAGGAACACTTAATAGTGTTTTAAAACTTCTTGGGAAAGCATCTGCTTGCTGTGTGCACTGACACCATCTTACTGTTATTTCCCTTGTCATgcagaaaacattattttcacCATGACCAGTTGGACTGGGatgagcacagctctgcaggccGGTATGTCAGGAGACGCTGTAAGCCTCTAAAGGTAGGAGACAGCATTTTTATTGCTCTGTTAGACTGCAGTTGTGAAAGCTCTCTCTAAAATacctccttctttttctttcaggaattcatgCATTGCCAAGACACAGATCATCAAAGTCTGTTTGACCTTGTTCGCAGAATGCTGGAATATGACCCAGCCAAAAGAATTACTCTCGATGAAGCCTTGCAGCATCCTTTTTTTGAtccattaaataaataaattcaaagATCTTCTATGCTTCTTCAAGGAGATTTCCTAGACTGTGTCAGTCAGTCAGCAGAGGTTGCATGAAACTTTTGTaagctttaaattattttgtacaGTTAAGTCTGTAAATAATTACATATGTTTTGTATAACTGTTATGTTTACCTTGTTGAGCAGTTGTAGTCTTATGGGTatcaaagtgaaaaataaaagtaattttcatttttgaaagcCTGTACCACTCTCCTTTTACAGGTGATGCTATTGAACCCTCAGACTGTAGGTGAGGAGTCTGGGCTAGCTGAAGGAGTTGTGGCAACATTCCCCAAAAAATGGTTCCTTTTATTAGTCATGAAGAAAAGATCCACCTAGTTATGCTGTATATAACAGCTTGATGGCATTCTGAAGCATGGTTGGGAACAGTGTCTATCCTAAGTAGGTAGCTTTTGTGAGTTGCCTTTTTCTCAGATTTTCTGTTACGCACTGTGCATTGCTCCCCAGTCAGCTAATTAGCCCTTGGAAACTTGTCTGGTGCTTTCAGAGTTGAGTATTCATAGCTAATCTTTTTAGTTAAGGTCTGAAAAGTAGCATTTCCTACTTTCAATATTGTTTCCAGTCATTAAAGATGAACATTTTTATGATAAGTTTTTAGACTGTACTACTACACAGAAACACAGCATGCCACAGAATTGTGGCATATTTAAGCTCTTGCAGTAATGAGATCACTCTGAAGTCTTCAATGTGTATTTCTATGGAGCTTGATTTGTAGTTACTGGTAGAAATGCTGGCATTGAGACGATATAGGATGGAGGTGGTTGGGTTCTCCATTGTGACTCGTGAACTCGGGTACTGGGCTAAGAAGGAAATGGTGCAACTTTCCAAGGCCCATTAATGTCCTttggaagttttggggtttccaTGTCTAAGTTGATGGTCTTTTGTTCTTACTCCAACTCTTAATCCATTTGACACCACATGGGTGACTTGCTGAGCAGTAGGAAGGGAGCCTTCCGTGGAAGGGTTTGTCCTGGCTGCAGTAAGCAAGTTTTGGCTATTTATTTCAATCTTGACTTTACTACATGAGCCTTTAttcaaagaaaggaaacaaaattgtTTCAGCTCCACAGGAGCCCAACTTCAGGTTTTGTGCTTGCTGAGTTAGTCCTAATGCACAGTAAGATTTTAAACTGATGTCCTTGTTCCACTGATACAGAGGAGGCTTCATTTGCAGGAGGCTCCAGACATGCATATCTCTGAGCTGAGGGTAGAATAGAGCTGGGACAGGCTTTGAAAGCTTATCTTCTGTTACCAGTGCCACCTCCTGGGCTTGATTACAGCTCATCATAGCCACCTCCTGTCCTTGGATGTTGGTGTTGATGACATTGTTTCTGCTCTGCGTGACAGAAAATGTAACAGTCTGTGCCATGCAGGTCAGCTCGGTAGGGCTGAGCAGGGCAAAAGTaaattccttctcttcttcccacAGTGCTTTCCATCCCACAGTTTCAGAGGCAAAGCAAGGATTTGGCTGAGTGTATCAGCTAAGCAATGCAAATCAAAGGCAGATGGGGGGAGAAAAGTTTATATGCTGCTATAACAATAAAACTGTAACTATAAAAACAGTTCTGTCGAAATTAGGGAAAGATGGTGTGCTCTTGCTTACATTTTAGCTGTTGATGTAGGTACTGACATCCATTGTGCTTGGTAAAGGAGATACAGTTTAGCCCTATTACAAAGTCATGTTTAAATTgacttttccttcttccagtaAATTTAAAAGTTCTATCAGGATTAATGTGGCATCTGCAGCAAGGTGCCAAGTGCTTTTGCAGACCTTATAGCATCTGCACCGGTGTTGGTTTGCAGGCACGTGAGCCCGAGGcccctgggctccccagggaagctgtgtggggctctgagcagcaccctggggtgggggtctgctgctgcagggccctgccctcAGTGATTCTGTCTTTAGTAGGGGATGGATTTTTATGTGCACACACCACTACCTCCCGTTGTCATCTTCATACTTAAATTTGTAATGTTTACGTGTTTAGATCAAGCTATAGCTCTTAAATAATTAGAAGAGTATTCACACCTATTTCTGCACAGATTTTCAGCTATTGTACCTTCAAAATATGGTCTGTGACTGGCTCATCATTTCCATAAGGAGCCAGTCACACTTTTTACTAGATAAGACAGAATAAGGCTGTCTTTTAAGTGAACAGACCAGGTTTCATCACTGAAGTTCAAAGAGGGATCGATGGGAGGGAAGAGTTAAGCTTGGGGCTAAACTGCATGAGAGAGGGGTTTGGACTTCTGCGGCAGGGCTGGTCAGTCCTGCCTGTTCCTTCGCTGTCTCGATGTCAGGGTTGCCAGGAGGGCTCAGGTCACACAGGACAAGGATGCTTTGCACCTGAGCACCTCCCCCACAATGATGGCACTGTGTGTATTCTGCTGCTTTCATGCAGCTTGTAAGGAAAGTTTTGGCAAGCTCATacaaaggagagagggaaaggaggtaCGAAGAGGGTCTCACAGAAAGTGGgagttttctttttgtcttcagGCTATGTAAGAGAGCAGTAACTGGTTGTCAGCAAATGCTATGGAGTTGCTTGGTTTAACTGCTTTGGAAGTAGTAGCTACAGGAAGCCTGTGTCTATCCACTGCGGCTGTGTCCCTGCGCGCATGTGTGTGTTTTATTAACAAACTTAATTAGAATCTGACATTGGTAATGTTACTGACATTACAGCATTTCCTAACCCTGTCCTAGGCTTCAATCGTCTATTCTAGAAATAAGAACTACTCCTCGAAGGGCAAGTGTCTGTGTCCAGGAGGCAAAGGATACACTGGAATTTGTGTGCTATGTGCTTAGAATCTAGACAGGCATTAAGTTGCAGGAGGATGTTTTCTAGGTAAGTTAACAGTTGTGATGCTCTGTGTAACAACAAAGAAAAGGCAAGACAGAATAGTTGGATGCTCGGTGCTTATCTGTGAGTAGAGGTTTTTTTCGTTCAAGGGCTCACCGAAGTGGCTGGAGCACTTCACTGAGATAACAGTGACTTACAGTGCGTGGTGGGGTTCCAGGTACGGTCTCTTCTCTAAAACAGGTCGCGGTCCAGCCGGGCTGTAGGGCAGAAGGTACAAAATCCCCGGCCGGTGCCACCTCTCGCAGGTCGCACTCTGCGGaggagccggggccgggcgcagccgccgcccgcccgctctcccggcggggggagcccgCTGGAGGGCGCccggcccgcgccgccgccgcccccgccgcgggcAGCGCTGCTGCGGGCACCGGAGCGGGCaccggagcggggccgccgcGCCAGCACCCTGCGCTCTGCAGTGGCTCTCGCAATGCCCCGCCTGTGCAGCACCGCCGGGAACCCCGGGGGGCGTGGGGTCCGCTGGCGGgcggggatggggctggggggggggggggggagcggtCCCCGCGGGGGGGCCGGGCAGCGGGGGTGGGATCTGCTCCGCGTAATCCCCCATGGGGGGCGGCGGGCCGCGCTCGGAGCATCCCCCCTTCCCCAGCgcggggggaggcggcgggggagCCGCCACCCCCCGCTTCCTCCGTTTAAGACCCGGGCTGGCGGGGCGAGCGCAGGAGAGCGGCCGCTCCGCAGCTCCGGCCCCACGCCCGCGGCGCGCACGGGGCGGCGCTGGATGCgccggcggcgggaggcgggcGGCAGCCGAGCGGGACCCCGCGCAGCGGCGCGGAGCGCGGCGCGATGAGCGCGGGCAGCGGCGCCGCCGGCGCGGCGGGCACCGCCACCTCcgtgctgtgcctgctgctctcGCTCACCGCCGTGGCCGTGTGCCTGCTGCTGGGCGCCAAGACGGCGGAGCTGCAGGGCCGGCTGGCCGCGCTGGAGGAGCGGGGCGCCGCCGGCCACGGGCCGCTGCTGGACGCGCTGCAGCCCCGCGTGGAGCAGCTGTTCCGCGAGGTGAGTGAGAGGCGGCGCGGGCAGCCCCGCAGCACCGGCCGCACCGCGGCGGGGCGACAGGCTCGGGGAAggcgctccggccccgctccagcgcgggGTTCGCTCCGTGTGTCACCGGCTTCTCCTTCTCTTTGGAAAAACTTTTACCAAACTTTCCCCTTTTTGCTGCCGTTTCCGTGAATCAGGCGTAGGGCGAGGcgtggcagagcccagccttgttTAGAAGAGAAAATGCCCCAGGTGAAGGGCCAGCAATCGAAGGTTTGAGGACATGCGACTTTCCCCCTTATTCTATTCACTGACACAGGTAACCCGAGTACTTAAATAACTATTTATCTTGGGATTTAATGAACCATAATTTCCTTGTTAGAAATTATGAACATGATCCCCGCTATCTGGACTGTGTGTCACAGAGTATTGTGGTTTGGCAGTGCAGAATTGATTTATGGAAGGCAGAGGAGACCCGCCACTAGTTACTTCACTTTCAGTCCTGGGGTTTTCTGAAATTattcaataaatatttctgtgatgAACAATTTCCCCTACTTGGAGAACTGTTATCCACACTGATGCCCTTCTCGGTGCCTAACTAAACCGAATCTCTGGGAGAAGTTACACTTTATCCCAGGGTTATCTTTTTCCCAATTCTGGTGTTTACGTTTGGGGCTTTTTACATGCAAGGGGGACGTGAAGGGCTCCATCACTCATAGGAAATGCTTGAGGATCCCACAGTTGGTTTGCTGGATTTGTATAAACAGTAGTTCATAAAGTTCAGCAAGATTCAACACGGCTTATGGGGCTGCTGAAGGGCACCCCTGAGTGATCAATTCTGACATCTGGGGAAGGTTTCACACTGGGAATTTAGTAGTGGCCTGACTGGGGTGCAAAACATGCATTAAAATCATGACGAAGCCTAAATCATGTGACAATGGAtttgtacgtggagctctgtgAAAGCTctggggctgtgagcagggatggaggcagTGCCCGGGGGCATGGGGAGACAATTCCTCATGCTGTGTCTTGCTGTTGGAGTTAGGGTGAGGGTATTGCTGGCACCACCACAGCGTGTCCTTTTGCCTGGAAACTTGGTTGCATTGATGTGCCTCGATAAAAGtgaaatgttaaaatatttttgtgaaaacCCTGAATACCAGACCGGGGGGGGGTGCCTGTGAGGCGTAATCACAGACTCTAGTTAACgtcttttctccaggcaggaattAGCCTGCTGGTTGTGGCAGTGGTTCTGTTCCAATTACTCCAATAAATATGCTTAGCAATGGGAATGGTTTCTGTGGCACTGCCTAAGATCATGTGCAACCTCTTGCTGAGATTTAGTTAAGTGTGGAAAGCTTGTTTTGTACTGGGAATGCTCAGATGGGGTTTGTACGggggaaaataaagcaaaaccacATAATTGGGTTTCTAATGGAAGAGTGAGCTTGTTGAAACATTTAGTATGACCAAACTTTTGTCAATACTAAAGCAAATTTTGATTCAAGCAACAAATTTGAGGAATTCATAGTAGTGATTGCACTATCTGTTAACGGTCATTTTAAATGAACCTCAATTTATGGTAAAGTTTCAGAAAGTGTTTCTTGCCCAAACTCTGTTACATAAGACCGCTCGCTTGTCAAGCAACTCCTGCCCTTTCTGTGCTGGAGAGTTTCTGGAGAGCGAGAGAGTATTTCCATCGTCATGAACATCAACTGATGCCTGGGGTcagtttttttgttaaattctgTGTTGGTCCTCCTTTGAAGTTTACCACAGTATTTCAGAAGTGAAACCAAAGCTCCATACGCTCTCTGTGCATGACCCAGCATCCTTTGTTCTCTGCCACAACCCAAAAGCTTTAGTCCATGTACCAGTCAAGGGGTTTGCTGGCATAATTTATGGCAGAGCCGTGTATAGAGAGCAGCAAACACAGCACCAACACACTGGCTCTGTTTCTTTTAGTACTGTTTAAATGTTTGGCAAGTAAAAGAGGATAGGAAATAATAAAGGAAGGGTAAGTGTGTAACTAAGGTAATGGAAGCCAATTTGGACAACTAGGATTTCATTTCTGGCTCTGTGACAGGCATCCGTGTCACTCTGGAGAAATCGCTGATTTGACTGGCAGGACCTTGCCCTTCCCTTGGCTTGTCCCATTAGTGGGACGTGCTGCAGGCTCCTGCTTTGATGCCCTCTGAAACATTGCCAACAGCACAATCCAGACATGGCAGCATCTCCACTTGCTCTGTGTCAAAAGCCGCAACTCTAAGTGTGTAGTTTTCACACTGGAGGGAAAATATTAACGGGAGGATTATAGAAACATCCAGTTGTTGTAAACAAAGCTGGACCGTTTTGTTCACAAAGGATTTATTGTCCGCAGTGTCCAGATTAATCAGTTTCATGACAAGAACAATTCAATGGGAGAACAGAGGACTTGCTCCAGGATTCAGATctctgctgttcccactgaTGCCTGCTGAACTAAAAATGTGGGAGAGCTTATTTTCATTTCCTCGAGCATCTTCATCATCCAAATTACATTAAAAGTAAACAGATGAAACTTGAGCAACTCTGTAACATTTAGACTGCAGGTGGCTGTCAGAAAAATCTCCTTAGGTGTTTTTTTGCCACATTTTCTCAAGGAAAGTGTATGTTTTGCAAAGGCAGCTGGATTGTTCTGGTATTTATACTTCTCTCAGCATAACTTCTTTGTCAGGTGCTATGAAACCGTGTTGATATTTTCAGGACCCCTTAGTGTCACATCCAAGCAGATAGAGGAAGCATAGAATTTCAACAACAGATAAAAACTGTTTAATCctcagaataaaaagaaaataacctaATTCACAGGTAGCCTAATTCCTGAATAGTCCACAGTGTTCAAATATTTGAACAGGGACTGGGTCATCAGCTGTATAATGTTAGGTCTTAACACCCTAGACTGAATAAGTACTTTGAATTTTCTCTCTTTGAAATGTAGGGACTCCAGTTATCAGATTACTGGTTTGTCTTTTGGCAAGTACTTTAGGTAAGACAGGGCATTCCTGGAGGACTGAGAGAGTGAAGATTGTGGTGAAGATGAGCTGTTCCCACCCTTGCTGGGCTATCCCAGGCAGGGACTATGCCTGAGCTAATGTAATGTACCTGTCATCAGGCTCATTAACTTGGGCTTGGCAGTGTCCTAAATGCAGGCACGAACAGTCTCGTTGGGTTAGGGAGCAGGCAGAGTGTGCTCACATCTGCCTGCAATATGCCACGTAGACACTGCTCTAGTTCTGTGAATTTTTATCTGTTCTAGTTGTCCCATTGGTGAGTTTTTCACTTTGGAGGTGGAAACACTGGGCTTGGCATAGGCCTGAGGGTGGGTGAGCACTCCAGTCTTGACTGTCCCTCACTTCATGCCTCTCTTAAAGAAACCTCTAATACTCCACAGAGCATGAATTttaagcacaaaatcaaccaaaTCAGGTCACATCTGAACATGGGGCTTGTGAAAGAGCACAAGATGAATCCTGCCAATGAAGCTCAGCTCAAGGGACTTTAAGATGTTCAGGGGGAGTGTCTGCCTGCTCCATGTGAGGGCTGTAGGCTGCCACTTGCTCAGAAATGTTTAATATTTATGTGCTACTATAGCATGGGGTATTATCCGAGGAGGCTGAACGCCACAGGATGAAACCATTACCTCCCCCTGGAAGGAAGCTGGATGGTTTGGATGCTGGCATGCGTGCATGGTCCGTGTTTGGGTATAATGTACTCTCTAAAGGGCTGTTTTCATTCCCCCTCCGAACAGAAACTTGGTGACGGACTTGCGAAGCTGCGGACGGCGCGAGAGGCCCCGTCAGACTGCGTGTGCCCCCCAGGTAGGTGCCAAGGTAGCAGCACAGCCAGCGCCACaccgccccggggccgcccgcTGCTGCACCAACGCCACTGAGCTCCTCCCCGCCTGTATCATATGTTCCTTTTTATCGAGGAAAATGTgttaaaaagtgttttttcccAAGCTGAAGCACTCTGTTGTGCTTGAGACTGTCAGATTCTCTCAGTGCCTTGCTTTGGCCTATTCACAGATCAAGGAGTTTGAGGTTTGGACAAAAGCGATGTTTGGCTATAAGAATAAAAGACTGAAGAACTTGACTGGGTTGTGAGCCCTGGGTGTTGGGCCAAAACAATTTAGAAGTAGTAACAAAATCACTGGGGTTTAATGCAAGTGTGATaattaaaagctgcagcctcTCTGCCTTTTCGGAGGGCAGCGACTTCTTTTGCTGTAGGAAAGCTGTCACCGATTGTTTAAATTTCCTCCCAGAGTTTAATGAACTTCTAAAACTGTCAAAACTTCCTGTTCTGCTGTGGAAGTGCACGCTCCTTGGAAACAATAAACAGCTTAGATTAGTTTGTAAAGGAACCTCATTTATGGAAATGCTCTGTGAAGTGCTCTGCTGTCACACAGAATGGTGCGAGTGACTTTGAGCTGGGGCACTTTGagcctttcttttcttgttttctttcctcaaaaGTAGCCAAAGATGGGTGAAAGATGTGCAGTGCTTTGATGCCGGAGGATTCACAGCCGTGTTACAAGGACTTCCAAGCAGCAGAGTGTTCCATTctagttttaaagaaaataaacaaaccataAATGCTACATGGGGATGGCAGAATAGGCAAAGGGGCAGGGTCGATCTTTCCTGCCACCCTGGATATGAATCCTACCAAAACACACAGTGTTAGTCCATACTaacaggatgaaaaaaaaaaatggactttTTTTCGCCATAAGATTATGTTTAATCTCAGAAACATTTCACTAATGATGCTCTTAAATATacttgctgcttttccagcgGAAGGCTGCCTGTGTGCCTCACTGCCTGGTAACAAAACCCACCAGCTGAGAAACAAATACTGCTTATTTTCAGCTCTTTGCAAGGTGGTCAAATCAGATTTCTCTCTTATGATGCCCAGACCCAACAAGTCCACCGACCTCACAGGATTCTGGGGCTGCATCTTTCTCTGGTCTGGGTAAACAGGGTGCTATTGGTGTGCTTAAGTGATCAAGAGgcttttcctttgctctgcGGAAAGCAATTGGGATTGAAGAGGCTTCTTTTGTCCAGGAAAGTCCCAATTCTGTTCCGGGTCACTGGGTTTGCTGGTTGCTGTGTTTGGGAGATGGGGGgaagagaggaaggggaaggtttTCCCACGTGCTGATGAAATGCTCGCTACAATCATTAGTAACGAATGTCAAAGTAATTGGTgagcccagggaaggagaagtgaTTTCCTGGTGGGTAGGAAATGTCCCATaggtggctgctcctggccaccactgcagggagctgagcaCTGTGCTATGGTGAGGATGTGCTGCTGGACTGTCCTGAAGCCTTTTGGCTGTTTTGGAGCAAATCAAAGACATCTTTAGATGTGTTTCATTTTTTAGCTCGTTCTCCTGAAAAAGGCTGAATTGCCTTCTGCTCTGTAGTTAAAGAGCTTGGTCTGGAAACATCTGAGAGCTTGTGGCCCTCACTGGCATATGCTGCTGAGCTATGCCAGGTTGCAAAACAACGGCTAAGCTTCAATTTGCCTTTGCACTGAAAAAGCAGCCCCACTAAAAATTTCCTTGTGTAGGGGTTGGGAAGAGGCTGCCAGCCCCTCTCCTGCTTCCTATGGGCAGCTGG
This genomic interval from Aphelocoma coerulescens isolate FSJ_1873_10779 chromosome 13, UR_Acoe_1.0, whole genome shotgun sequence contains the following:
- the CLK4 gene encoding dual specificity protein kinase CLK4 isoform X1; this encodes MYLFEQRIPAPNIQQQKLWEMRHSKQSHCPEWDDRRSWDQRKHSSSRKRRRRSHSSGQESKHYKPSRISESHYLDDRAINERDHHDRRYVEEYRNDFCEVYDHRHYHRDYEKSHHHHYSKSSGRSRKSSHKRKHKRHHCSSHQSHSKSHRRKRSRSVEDDEEGHLICESGDVLRARYEIVATLGEGAFGKVVECIDHDMRGMHVAVKIVKNVGRYREAARSEIQVLEHLNNMDPSSNFRCVQMLEWFDHHGHVCIVFELLGLSTYDFIKENSFLPFHINDIRNMAYQICQSINFLHHNKLTHTDLKPENILFVESDYIVKYNAKMKRDERTLKNTDIKVVDFGSATFDDEHHSTLVSTRHYRAPEVILALGWSQPCDVWSIGCILIEYYLGFTVFQTHDSKEHLAMMERILGPLPTHMIKKSRKHYFHHDQLDWDEHSSAGRYVRRRCKPLKEFMHCQDTDHQSLFDLVRRMLEYDPAKRITLDEALQHPFFDPLNK
- the CLK4 gene encoding dual specificity protein kinase CLK4 isoform X2 encodes the protein MTEGAGIKGSTVAAANAEGGPTAVAKRASTINPVAFQKDEIVATLGEGAFGKVVECIDHDMRGMHVAVKIVKNVGRYREAARSEIQVLEHLNNMDPSSNFRCVQMLEWFDHHGHVCIVFELLGLSTYDFIKENSFLPFHINDIRNMAYQICQSINFLHHNKLTHTDLKPENILFVESDYIVKYNAKMKRDERTLKNTDIKVVDFGSATFDDEHHSTLVSTRHYRAPEVILALGWSQPCDVWSIGCILIEYYLGFTVFQTHDSKEHLAMMERILGPLPTHMIKKSRKHYFHHDQLDWDEHSSAGRYVRRRCKPLKEFMHCQDTDHQSLFDLVRRMLEYDPAKRITLDEALQHPFFDPLNK